A stretch of the Desulfobacter sp. genome encodes the following:
- a CDS encoding acyl--CoA ligase: MADKLHLNQAIISHFLELKADAQPDKEILVFENSGSTPSTTPDPADEIFTYEMLYQGSNKIAQAFLDAGLTSGDTYAVFMRNHAEFVLSMLAGPVMGAIMVPIDPRSQGQRLKFLLTNSSAKAVVVSLDYLPALEAVLPDLPQIKTVFLVEKPGQTYEKQINHPYLNEILEQNTWDRVDQQTMDVRHPFQIIYTSGTTGDPKGVMIRNNRFGMFNIVTRLVWKYKPSDVLYTGLSLTHGNADGRNPVPGHRHRGQGGDLP; the protein is encoded by the coding sequence ATGGCAGACAAGCTGCATTTAAACCAGGCCATTATTTCCCATTTTCTGGAGCTCAAAGCAGATGCCCAGCCAGACAAGGAAATACTGGTCTTTGAAAATTCGGGATCCACGCCTTCAACCACGCCGGACCCGGCAGACGAAATTTTCACCTATGAAATGCTTTACCAAGGATCCAACAAAATTGCCCAGGCCTTTCTGGACGCAGGGCTGACCTCCGGCGATACCTATGCGGTGTTCATGCGCAACCATGCGGAGTTTGTGCTCTCCATGCTGGCCGGCCCGGTCATGGGGGCAATCATGGTGCCCATTGATCCTAGAAGCCAAGGGCAGCGGCTGAAATTTTTACTCACCAATTCCAGTGCAAAGGCCGTTGTGGTCTCTTTGGATTATCTGCCGGCCTTGGAAGCGGTACTGCCCGACCTGCCCCAGATCAAAACCGTGTTTCTGGTTGAAAAACCGGGACAGACCTATGAAAAACAAATCAACCATCCCTACCTTAATGAAATTCTTGAACAGAATACCTGGGACCGGGTGGATCAGCAGACCATGGATGTGCGCCATCCGTTTCAGATCATTTACACCTCGGGCACCACAGGAGATCCCAAAGGGGTAATGATCAGAAACAATAGGTTTGGAATGTTCAATATTGTCACCCGGCTGGTCTGGAAGTACAAACCGTCGGATGTGCTGTATACAGGACTTTCTCTCACCCACGGCAATGCCGATGGCCGTAACCCTGTTCCCGGCCATCGGCACCGGGGTCAAGGCGGTGATCTCCCCTAA
- a CDS encoding AMP-binding protein, whose product MAVTLFPAIGTGVKAVISPKFTKSRIWDICRAHGCTSFSLLGGMMAGIFNETPKKNDPDNPVKTVISAGTPRAIWEGFEIRFDTQILEWYGAVEGGFAYKPPGRGPIGSFGKPLPGLMEFKVVDESDNEMDNNTPGELIVKMTKGETKVDYLGNKAASDEKTKGGWLRTGDMVFKDDKGWYFFCNRKGKELRRSGDFIQPDHIEKVLGEHEDVSEACVYGIPAASGAPGESDLVAALSPFEGKTIDPVKIFEACKKGLEPNFVPSYIQVKKIIPKTISEKAQDRVLKDEFTPDGDNIFCLADY is encoded by the coding sequence ATGGCCGTAACCCTGTTCCCGGCCATCGGCACCGGGGTCAAGGCGGTGATCTCCCCTAAATTCACCAAAAGCCGAATCTGGGATATCTGCAGAGCCCACGGCTGCACAAGCTTTTCCCTTCTAGGGGGAATGATGGCTGGAATCTTTAATGAAACCCCAAAAAAAAATGATCCGGACAATCCTGTGAAAACAGTCATTTCAGCCGGTACGCCCAGGGCCATCTGGGAAGGGTTTGAAATTCGGTTTGATACCCAGATTTTAGAATGGTACGGGGCGGTGGAAGGGGGATTTGCCTACAAGCCGCCGGGCCGTGGTCCCATCGGATCCTTTGGCAAACCATTGCCCGGGCTCATGGAATTCAAAGTGGTGGATGAATCAGACAATGAAATGGACAATAACACCCCAGGAGAACTCATCGTCAAGATGACCAAGGGAGAGACCAAGGTGGATTATTTGGGCAACAAGGCGGCGTCTGACGAAAAAACAAAGGGGGGATGGCTGCGCACCGGAGACATGGTCTTCAAGGATGACAAAGGGTGGTATTTTTTCTGCAACCGCAAGGGCAAGGAACTGCGAAGATCAGGGGATTTTATCCAGCCCGACCATATTGAAAAGGTACTGGGCGAACATGAGGATGTTTCCGAGGCCTGTGTATACGGGATCCCGGCAGCCTCGGGTGCCCCTGGCGAAAGTGATCTTGTGGCGGCCCTGTCCCCGTTTGAGGGAAAAACCATAGATCCTGTCAAAATCTTTGAGGCCTGTAAAAAAGGGCTGGAACCCAACTTTGTCCCCTCCTATATCCAGGTCAAAAAGATCATTCCCAAAACCATTTCGGAAAAGGCCCAGGACCGGGTGCTCAAGGATGAATTCACCCCGGACGGGGATAATATCTTTTGCCTGGCTGACTATTAA